CACACGAGCATTTGAAGGCTCCTCATATGATGTCATGGATGATACACGAAGCGGAATACGTAGACAAAATCCTAATGGACGTTTCCTTTAAGTCGGATGCAAACAAGCCGCTGCTGCTTTCGAGTAAATGGTGCAGTCGTGAAGTGTCAGCCAACAAGTAGTGAGCGTGTACTTACATtcatgatgctttttttttgggggggggggggtgcttatCGTGATGTGGGGAACGATTGGGAAAATGTCACTAAACGCATCCCGCTGAGTCTTTGCTGCGCAGAGGCACGGTGCTGTCGCGGCACTGCCGCTCGTCCGGCGTGTCCAGCAAGTTGCGCCCCCTGTAGGGTGAGTAAGGCGTGGGCGCCTCCTCCACGGTAGGCGGCGTCTCCGCGCTGGAGGTGTGCGCCGCTGGGGAGTTGCCGCGCCCTCGGGGTTCCGGGCGGAAGGCGTCGCAACGAGGCCTCGCCGAGGGGCGGGGCCGCGCTAGGATGTCCAAAGTTTTGGGGCGCTCGGGGGTGCAGCGGCGccgaggggtgggggggaacaCCACATTGGGGTCCGGGAGGCGGGGGACGGGTGAGAAGTTGTCGGTGAAACCCCGAAAGGCGCTCCCTGGGGGAGTGCAATGAGACAGTCATGTTGTTGTGCGccaaatgattgtttttgtaaagatGAGCTCAATGTTGCTCTTACCTGTGTTCTCCAGGATGGCTTGCTCCGGCAAAGCTTGGAGGTTGTTCTGCAGGCAGCTCTTCCAGATGGCGCCGTCGGACGGCGTGCGTCGCAGGCCCGCGGCGCGtggggcgccggcgctcggcgcGCAGGGCACATGCGTGGGCGTGAGCGACTGCCGTGGGTTGCGCTTGAaactctccaggtgggtgttGACCAACGCGTTGCCGTGGCGACGCGCAGGCGGGACCGCCACCGGCAGCGCCGCCGGCAGCGCCGCCGGCAGCTCGTCACTGTCGGAGCGCAGTAGCGAGCGCGTGGACGAGTCGCGGTCCGGGGACGGCGGGATCCTCAGCGGGCTGTCCCGGCGGAAGAGTCTGTGCGCGTGGAAGAAGGCGTCCCAGCGTGATTTGACGCCCTCCTCCGGCCGAGCAAAAGTCAGCAAGTTGTGACCCAGCCCGGCCGCCGCCAGCAGAGCGCCGCAGCCCAGAAGCATCAGGTCCGTGCGCCGACCTCCGCCAGGGCTCTTGCGGCTCGGCGTGGCTCCCGGAATTTGGATGTCCGCAAAGGGATCCGCGCCGGCCACCGATTGGTCATCTTCTTGGCCGTGCAGGCACAGGTACGTCTGAGCTGGGCCAGCTTCTGAGCCGCTCACAAAGCAGCTGTCTTCGTTTTCTATAAGGACAAAATGAATTCATTGGAAAATCTACACAAAAATTCATTTCATGCACTACTTTAGACAAAGAAGCAGAATTTACCAATCTCCAGGAGGCAGGGCACGCCTGGCACGGCGGGGCTATGTCTGGGGGAGCGGCGCAGGTTGGGGGCGCTGCAGGAGCGCTGGCGGCTGCCCTCGGCGGCGGGCCTCACGCTGTTGCCAGtcatgttagcattagcatagtAGGGAACGCCGCCATGATTacacattttcaaagcaaGTTTGGATCATTCAAGAGTGGCAGGCAGGTACATGTGGTTACCTGGCATCGGCGCTGTGCTCGCGGTGCACTCGCGTCCTGCCCTTCTTCCTTGATCCCCTCCTCTCTAACTCCTCTTCGCCTGCATTGCAAGCCCAGCCGCCACAGCGCCCCTCACGCGGCGTGACTGAGTGGAAAATAACGTTGGGATTGAGCTGCATTTCAACTGGGAGTGGCAGTAAACAACTTGAAGCAAGCACACtgaactcctttttttttttttaagaactgGTTACTGAAATTTGGGGTACTCGCAAGTCAAACTACTATATTATCATTTATATAAAAGTTTACGTACGCTGGATGGCTCGGAGGCGAGGGAGCAGCGGCGGGCTGGTGGGGGGGCTGGAGCCACTGCTGAGCAAACTTCTGCGGCGGTCATGTGATGGTGATGCCTGCACGGTGATCTTGTGCtggaaatctaaaaaaaaaaaatgaaaagtagtTTTATTTCCAACATAATATGAGAAGTTTATCTTTGAAGGACACCTGGAGATGGCTACAATTAGCCTGAAACGCTGTTGCTGCAAAGTTACCTAGCGGCAAGCTAATCCTGTTGCCGTCCTTGACTTTAAGGCGGTTGCGCCGGAACTTTCCCTGGCGGCGCTCTACATGCGGCTTGTCGCGGTACAGTTGgtggatgatgatgttgagCTCGCGCTCCAGGATGTGGATCTCCCGCTCGGCCAGCTCCTGCTCGCGCCGCCGCAGCGCCTCCTCCTGGCACTTCTGCTGCAGCGCCGCCTGCGTTAGTTCCTCCTCCCACGACCGCAGTTCCTGATGTCAAAGTTGGGATGTTTTCGAATCCCAcgagacacttcattaggtacgccgTCCTACCTTCTCTTTGGCCCGCAGCTGGTCAAACATCTCTTGTATCTCCAGCTTCCAGTCGTCCTGCAAGGAGCAAAACGACTCTGCCGGCATCTCGAAAAATCCAGACTCCTCGATGGCGGTCAGGTGATCTAGAATGTTGGCGAAGGGCGGCCGGGAGTGAGGGTCCGAGCTCCAGCAACCTGCGATCATGACGATGATATCACAGTTGGAGATAACCGATGGAACCGGGTGGCAAAGCCGCAGAGCCAAAATGAGCTCctgaaaccaaaatggccgacttcaaGTGCATCTCAAAGGGAAATTTTTAGATTTCAAGTTGCTTAGTCCATGTGGCTTGGCGTGAGCACGTCTTACCCTCCATGAGGCGGGCAAACGGTTCGGGACATGTGGAGGGGATCGGCAAGGCCAGCTTGTTCATGGCCACGCCGTAGGCCACCGCCAGACTGTCGATGCCCCGGAAGGGCACTTCGCCCGTCAGCAACTCCCACAGCAGCACGCCGTAACTGCCAGAGCAAAATCCACAAGCATATTTCATGACGAGGAGTTCACAAACAAAATCGTCAAGCAGCTTTGAATGTGGCGGATATTAAGATGTGCGTAACATCTCGACTTGTTCAGATCGTTGTGGATCGTCTTTGAAAAATCCCTGTCGCTACGGCAACTCGCATCCCAAGCTTAActttgttttcacattttggGGACGTGCCGCAAAGGCCCCCGGCTACTTGCCCACCTCCAAACGTCGCTACCCTTGGAGAAGGTGGACGAGCGGATGACCTCGGGCGCCATCCAGGCGTAGGTGCCCGCCGCGCTCATCTTGGTGGTGCACTGCCACTCGCGTGCCAGCCCAAAGTCTGTAATCTTCAGCGTCTTGTTGCTCAGGTCATCCCCCTCGAGCCTCTCCAGGACGAggactggggggggggggggtgcgggGTGGGAGAGGTATGACGAGGTGGTTGGGGGGGTGGTAGGGGGTTTGCGCATGTCGTGGAAAGCAAGGAGGATTccgaataaaaataaatttcaatgAGGCGGAAAGCAAGATTAACACAAAAATGGAGGGCAGAGTGGGGATAAAAAGGGGATTTGTAAGAGGACGAGGTTAGGAGCAGaagaagagagaagaaaacaagacGTCGTGAGACACAGGCTGCGTTCGGCGGCGTCCTTCCATTCCTTACTCGTTACACCGCCGTCCTTCGCTAGCCAATGGGAAGCAGCCAGCAAAGGCTCGCCAATAGTtaattggtgtgtgtgcgtgcgggcgtgtgcgtgtgaggAAAATCCTTCCTAGTAAGTTTCAGGATTTAAAGGATTACAGACAACCACAgacaactttttctttctgatcTTATGTGTGAAACGACAACAAATGACT
Above is a genomic segment from Syngnathus acus chromosome 22, fSynAcu1.2, whole genome shotgun sequence containing:
- the map3k9 gene encoding mitogen-activated protein kinase kinase kinase 9 yields the protein MDVSPKAASAEHTSSPGSGVPPSSYEADIFRWPTPEEDGENAAEPPDVAPAGRWTAVFDYEATADDELSLRRGDLVEVLSKDSLVSGDEGWWTGVVADRVGIFPCNYVSRGVPEERRAASSQEVPPFHLLEIDFSELAMEEIIGVGGFGKVYRAVWRGAEVAVKAARRDPDEDPVQTLASVRQEAKLFAMLEHPNVMALLGACLRQPNLCLVMEYARGGALNRVLAGKRVPPCALVDWAVQVARGMRYLHDQAIVTIIHRDLKSSNVLVLERLEGDDLSNKTLKITDFGLAREWQCTTKMSAAGTYAWMAPEVIRSSTFSKGSDVWSYGVLLWELLTGEVPFRGIDSLAVAYGVAMNKLALPIPSTCPEPFARLMEGCWSSDPHSRPPFANILDHLTAIEESGFFEMPAESFCSLQDDWKLEIQEMFDQLRAKEKELRSWEEELTQAALQQKCQEEALRRREQELAEREIHILERELNIIIHQLYRDKPHVERRQGKFRRNRLKVKDGNRISLPLDFQHKITVQASPSHDRRRSLLSSGSSPPTSPPLLPRLRAIQLTPREGRCGGWACNAGEEELERRGSRKKGRTRVHREHSADASVRPAAEGSRQRSCSAPNLRRSPRHSPAVPGVPCLLEIENEDSCFVSGSEAGPAQTYLCLHGQEDDQSVAGADPFADIQIPGATPSRKSPGGGRRTDLMLLGCGALLAAAGLGHNLLTFARPEEGVKSRWDAFFHAHRLFRRDSPLRIPPSPDRDSSTRSLLRSDSDELPAALPAALPVAVPPARRHGNALVNTHLESFKRNPRQSLTPTHVPCAPSAGAPRAAGLRRTPSDGAIWKSCLQNNLQALPEQAILENTGSAFRGFTDNFSPVPRLPDPNVVFPPTPRRRCTPERPKTLDILARPRPSARPRCDAFRPEPRGRGNSPAAHTSSAETPPTVEEAPTPYSPYRGRNLLDTPDERQCRDSTVPLRSKDSAGCV